The Methanosphaera stadtmanae DSM 3091 genome includes a window with the following:
- a CDS encoding SDR family oxidoreductase translates to MKLKGKVAIITGATAGIGKSIAYLFAEEGASTILIARRKERLEQITNEINSNGGDASACIGDVTKQEDIDNVVKLALDKYGKIDIIVNNAGIMDDFVSVKHIDDDLWDKTIDVNLTGPMRLIRAVIPEMIKNNGGNIITISSVGGLIGKISGAAYTASKHGVIGLAKHTAWVYGKHNIRSNVIAPGTVNTEIATTINPGRMDMETYETIDPFVKLSPKLGQSKEIAQIALFLASDDSSFVNGDVIKADGGWLS, encoded by the coding sequence ATGAAGCTTAAAGGAAAAGTAGCAATAATAACTGGAGCAACAGCAGGAATAGGTAAATCAATAGCATATTTATTTGCAGAAGAAGGAGCTTCCACCATACTCATTGCAAGACGTAAAGAAAGATTAGAACAAATTACAAACGAAATAAATTCCAATGGCGGTGATGCTTCAGCATGTATTGGAGATGTAACAAAACAAGAAGATATAGACAACGTTGTAAAACTCGCATTAGACAAATATGGTAAAATAGATATAATAGTTAACAATGCTGGAATAATGGATGATTTTGTATCTGTAAAACATATAGATGATGATCTATGGGATAAAACAATTGATGTAAATTTAACTGGCCCAATGCGATTAATAAGAGCAGTTATCCCTGAAATGATTAAGAATAATGGAGGCAATATAATTACAATATCATCAGTTGGTGGATTAATAGGAAAAATTAGTGGAGCAGCATACACTGCTTCAAAACATGGAGTTATAGGACTTGCTAAACATACAGCATGGGTATATGGAAAACATAATATACGTTCTAATGTAATAGCACCAGGAACTGTTAATACAGAAATAGCAACAACAATAAATCCTGGACGAATGGATATGGAAACATATGAAACCATAGATCCATTTGTAAAATTATCTCCAAAGTTAGGTCAATCAAAAGAAATTGCTCAAATTGCATTATTTTTAGCATCTGATGATTCATCATTTGTTAATGGAGATGTAATTAAAGCTGATGGTGGATGGTTATCATGA